From a single Aestuariibius sp. HNIBRBA575 genomic region:
- the uraH gene encoding hydroxyisourate hydrolase, with amino-acid sequence MSNGYLTTHVLDTARGMPAQALRIELYRLTGGREKRADVMTNADGRTGAPIIDIADFELGDYELVFHAGDYLRGTGQPHGFLDEIPIKFTMDQHDHYHVPLLLSPFGYSTYRGS; translated from the coding sequence ATGTCGAACGGATATCTGACCACTCATGTGCTGGACACAGCGCGGGGTATGCCTGCCCAAGCGCTGCGGATTGAACTTTATCGTTTGACGGGCGGACGTGAAAAACGGGCCGATGTGATGACCAATGCAGATGGGCGCACGGGCGCACCGATCATTGACATCGCAGATTTTGAACTGGGCGATTACGAACTGGTTTTTCATGCCGGGGATTATCTGCGTGGCACGGGCCAGCCCCACGGGTTTTTGGATGAAATCCCGATCAAATTCACCATGGATCAGCACGATCATTACCATGTGCCGCTGTTGCTATCGCCGTTTGGCTATTCAACCTATCGGGGGTCATGA